The Nocardioides panzhihuensis genome has a segment encoding these proteins:
- a CDS encoding PaaI family thioesterase — protein MTALQQRIGPHPDGAHLPAHHEQCLGCGVDNPHGHHLSVHREGDLVVATHVFDDRHVGAPGIAHGGAVATVLDDLYGFLLYLVGEPAVTRQLVVEYLAPVLIGTTYRLEARVDRREGRKLFVNAKVTALDGRTAATSTAVFVTVDAEHFTQARPSSAI, from the coding sequence ATGACTGCGTTGCAGCAAAGAATCGGCCCCCATCCAGATGGCGCGCACCTGCCGGCTCACCACGAGCAATGCCTGGGCTGCGGCGTTGACAACCCTCATGGCCATCACTTGAGCGTGCATCGCGAAGGCGATCTCGTGGTGGCCACCCACGTCTTCGACGATCGCCACGTGGGCGCACCCGGCATCGCGCACGGCGGCGCGGTCGCCACCGTCCTTGACGACCTCTACGGTTTCCTGCTCTACCTGGTCGGAGAACCAGCTGTCACTCGCCAACTGGTGGTCGAATACCTCGCGCCGGTCCTGATCGGGACGACATACCGACTCGAGGCCCGGGTAGATCGGCGCGAGGGCCGTAAGCTGTTCGTGAACGCCAAGGTGACCGCACTCGACGGGCGAACCGCCGCCACATCGACGGCTGTGTTCGTTACAGTCGACGCCGAGCACTTCACTCAGGCACGCCCGAGCTCCGCTATCTGA
- a CDS encoding TetR/AcrR family transcriptional regulator produces MKVATRRPRKQAERSATTRRALLDATIACLADLGYAGTTSVAVAERAGLSRGAQLHHFGTRDQLVVAAVEHLAQERMRRVRTEMSRIAPQGAQLQTLTTVTQEREAALGLLAEALSGPLYAASLELWVAARSDPGLRKELVPAEERVNAELAEICRTYISDDPIEVRLTLDLVLGRGVARLLAPRPDRQAELLTGWARLLNGSTRG; encoded by the coding sequence ATGAAGGTAGCTACGCGACGACCGCGAAAACAAGCCGAACGCTCGGCCACCACCCGACGCGCGCTGTTGGACGCGACCATCGCCTGCCTTGCCGACCTGGGATATGCCGGCACCACCAGTGTCGCCGTGGCGGAGCGAGCCGGGCTGTCCCGCGGGGCCCAACTGCACCACTTCGGAACCCGTGACCAACTCGTGGTAGCCGCCGTCGAGCACTTAGCGCAAGAACGCATGCGCAGGGTGCGGACGGAGATGTCTCGGATCGCACCACAAGGGGCCCAACTCCAGACGTTGACGACGGTCACCCAGGAACGCGAAGCGGCGTTGGGTTTGCTAGCTGAGGCCCTGTCCGGACCGTTGTACGCGGCCAGTCTCGAGCTCTGGGTGGCCGCGCGCTCGGACCCCGGCTTGCGTAAGGAGCTGGTCCCAGCCGAGGAGCGTGTCAACGCGGAGCTCGCTGAGATCTGTCGCACCTATATCAGCGACGACCCGATCGAAGTTCGCTTGACCTTGGACCTTGTCCTCGGACGGGGTGTCGCACGGCTGTTGGCGCCACGTCCCGATCGGCAAGCAGAACTGCTCACCGGCTGGGCACGCCTTCTGAACGGCAGCACCCGTGGCTGA
- a CDS encoding MMPL family transporter, producing MEASVNAGAPGRLARLCTAGIRFPRLVVVGWLVAAAAVTLGLPSLPSVVERSSAAFLPEDAPTLTALHDMDEAFGSGRTESFAYIVFRNENGLSAADTLAYRDLVRTLGANQERVSEVQHFVGNKDARRHLVSKDGQAAYLVAGLTSGIGSPDSEQDIHWLRERVADLSVPRGSSAYVTGDPAMITDLTTEVNEASVRITVVSGLLLVIILLIIYRRVTTVLVSLVSIGVALACARGVLAWAGMQGMSLSTYTDAFVTAIVLGAGTDYCVFLISRFREAYGRGVDALPAVEEAATRVGPALVASAGTVILAAICLGFTKLAIFSTTGPPMAICVAVTVAVSLTFTPALMVWFGPRIGPARTPAPTSAWSRVGRLVARRPVRVLVAGTAVLVVLAAFLPTMVISYDQRNSQPPDTPSNKGLAVLEDHFPRNETLPDYLLLESTHDMRNSKDLAVLNEVSRAVAKVDGVSSVRSITQPAGEPLEPASIARQLKRLATGLGRASDGLEEGQPDLERLSSGSAQLADAISRVADGAGRAQGGADRLANGTSDLANGLGRATEGTRDAAHGARQLQTGAAALATGIQTAHDQVTVVVSSIGLIVQALDRDLLCTADPICRRSREGLADIHRGMKDELLPGLQEAANGANLIARKQGSLADGLNDLASGLSQAERGADRITEGQRLLRTRLGQMADGTSQIAENAEAFAPGIKDLIRQTKELAQNLETSESYLRTVNRQADTPEAGGFYLPASALDDQRFAYARSVFLSPDGRVARIQVTGDSDPLSPDGLRRFEESQAAAENALNRTRLEGATVSGTGAAGLGADLNRYLYEDAKLVLAAVLLIVLLLLIIALRSLAAPLYLLASVALSCAAALGLTTLVFQGILGHDIQFAVPVITFVLLVAVGADYNILLMSRMRENGTTLTRGAVAEAVTLTGPVITSAGIIFASTFIALLTSPVVTLVETGFAVAAGLLLDTFVVRSLIVPACAALLEDHNWWPARQIQNPGLKGTQIRKASSA from the coding sequence ATGGAGGCATCCGTGAATGCTGGGGCGCCGGGTCGTCTGGCCCGTTTGTGCACGGCGGGAATCCGTTTCCCGCGTCTGGTCGTCGTCGGCTGGTTGGTCGCGGCTGCAGCGGTCACTCTCGGCCTGCCGTCGCTGCCGTCGGTGGTCGAGCGCAGCAGTGCGGCCTTTCTGCCCGAGGACGCGCCGACGTTGACCGCGTTGCACGACATGGACGAGGCGTTCGGCTCGGGGCGCACCGAGTCATTTGCCTACATCGTGTTCCGCAACGAGAACGGCCTGAGCGCGGCTGACACGCTTGCGTATCGCGACCTGGTTCGCACCCTGGGTGCGAACCAGGAGCGGGTCTCCGAAGTGCAGCACTTCGTCGGCAACAAGGACGCGCGGCGACACTTGGTCAGCAAGGACGGCCAGGCGGCCTACCTGGTGGCCGGGCTGACCAGTGGCATCGGATCGCCGGACTCCGAACAGGACATCCACTGGCTGCGAGAACGGGTCGCCGACCTGTCCGTGCCCCGTGGCAGCAGCGCGTATGTGACCGGGGACCCAGCGATGATCACCGACCTGACCACCGAGGTGAACGAGGCCTCGGTAAGGATCACGGTGGTCTCCGGGCTGCTGCTGGTCATCATCTTGTTGATCATCTACCGCCGCGTCACCACTGTACTGGTTTCCCTGGTATCGATCGGGGTGGCACTGGCGTGCGCGCGGGGAGTGCTGGCATGGGCCGGGATGCAAGGAATGTCGCTGTCGACCTACACCGACGCGTTCGTAACCGCCATCGTGCTCGGCGCTGGCACTGACTACTGCGTGTTCTTGATCAGCAGATTCCGCGAGGCATACGGGCGCGGAGTCGACGCGCTGCCGGCCGTCGAGGAGGCAGCCACCAGAGTAGGACCGGCGTTGGTGGCGTCCGCCGGCACGGTCATCCTCGCCGCGATATGTCTGGGATTCACCAAGCTGGCCATCTTCTCCACCACCGGACCGCCGATGGCGATCTGCGTCGCGGTCACCGTTGCGGTGAGTCTGACCTTCACGCCCGCGCTGATGGTCTGGTTCGGCCCCAGGATCGGGCCGGCGCGCACGCCAGCACCGACGTCGGCGTGGTCACGCGTCGGCCGCCTCGTGGCGCGCCGACCGGTCCGGGTGCTTGTTGCCGGTACCGCCGTGTTGGTTGTGCTTGCCGCGTTTCTTCCGACGATGGTGATCTCCTACGACCAGCGGAACTCCCAGCCGCCCGACACGCCGAGCAACAAGGGGTTGGCGGTGCTGGAGGACCACTTCCCTCGCAACGAGACCCTGCCGGACTACCTGCTGCTGGAGTCCACACATGACATGCGCAATTCGAAGGATCTGGCAGTCCTCAACGAGGTCAGCCGAGCCGTGGCCAAGGTCGATGGTGTTTCCAGCGTCCGGAGCATCACCCAGCCGGCAGGTGAGCCACTAGAACCAGCGTCGATCGCGCGACAGCTCAAGCGCCTCGCCACCGGGCTGGGTCGGGCCAGCGATGGCTTGGAGGAGGGTCAGCCCGATCTCGAACGCCTCTCCTCGGGCAGCGCCCAGCTAGCCGACGCGATCAGCCGGGTGGCCGACGGCGCCGGCCGCGCCCAAGGCGGCGCCGACCGACTTGCGAACGGAACCAGCGATCTCGCCAACGGTCTCGGCCGCGCTACCGAGGGCACGCGTGACGCAGCGCACGGCGCCCGCCAGTTGCAGACCGGCGCTGCCGCCTTGGCCACAGGCATCCAAACCGCTCACGACCAAGTCACCGTGGTCGTGAGTAGCATCGGCCTGATCGTCCAGGCACTCGACCGCGACCTGCTGTGCACCGCAGACCCGATCTGCCGCAGGTCCAGGGAAGGACTTGCCGACATCCACCGCGGCATGAAGGATGAACTCCTCCCAGGACTGCAGGAGGCAGCCAACGGAGCGAACTTGATCGCCCGCAAACAAGGAAGCCTCGCCGATGGCCTCAACGATCTCGCCTCCGGGTTGAGCCAGGCCGAGCGGGGTGCCGACAGGATCACCGAAGGACAGCGCCTCCTCCGCACCCGTCTAGGGCAGATGGCGGACGGCACCTCCCAGATCGCTGAGAACGCCGAGGCCTTTGCGCCGGGGATCAAGGACCTCATCCGCCAGACCAAGGAACTCGCCCAGAACCTGGAGACCTCTGAGTCCTACCTGCGCACGGTCAACCGTCAGGCCGACACACCAGAGGCTGGTGGCTTCTACCTGCCCGCGAGCGCCCTAGACGACCAGCGCTTCGCCTACGCCCGCAGCGTATTCCTGAGCCCCGATGGCCGCGTTGCCCGCATCCAGGTAACCGGTGACTCAGATCCTCTTAGCCCGGATGGGCTGCGCCGCTTCGAAGAATCCCAGGCAGCCGCTGAAAACGCGTTGAATCGGACACGTCTCGAAGGCGCAACCGTCAGCGGCACCGGGGCCGCTGGACTCGGCGCCGACCTGAACCGCTATCTGTACGAAGACGCGAAACTTGTGCTCGCGGCGGTGCTTCTGATCGTCCTGCTCCTCCTCATCATCGCCCTGCGCTCCCTGGCCGCGCCGCTATACCTGCTCGCCTCTGTAGCGCTATCCTGCGCCGCGGCCCTTGGCCTGACAACCCTGGTCTTCCAAGGCATCCTTGGCCACGACATCCAGTTTGCCGTCCCAGTGATCACGTTCGTGCTGCTCGTCGCCGTTGGCGCCGACTACAACATCCTGCTCATGAGCCGAATGCGCGAGAACGGCACCACCCTGACTCGAGGCGCCGTTGCCGAAGCAGTGACCCTGACCGGCCCGGTGATCACATCCGCAGGAATCATCTTTGCGAGCACCTTCATCGCGCTGCTCACCTCTCCCGTGGTCACGCTTGTCGAGACTGGTTTCGCCGTCGCAGCCGGACTGCTGCTCGATACCTTCGTAGTCCGCAGCCTCATCGTTCCCGCCTGTGCCGCCCTGCTTGAGGACCACAACTGGTGGCCTGCCCGCCAGATCCAGAACCCTGGGCTTAAGGGAACACAGATCAGAAAAGCCAGCTCGGCCTAG
- a CDS encoding TetR/AcrR family transcriptional regulator yields MRQLPASIASKLYGAAELIAERGVAEAKMDEIAAASGIPRATLYYYFTGKDEILAFLLTDMLEAIAGEVAAAVGATGSARVRLEAAVQAQIAVMLDQPAACRALVGDLGRATRLPALAHALQEAFRRPIEQLLAEGAADGSLHVQPHPEEASLAIFGAITVAGLYHAVEDSRPSAEQVAKRVLGVLMQGLGGQKEPRTTDCPASATDAQA; encoded by the coding sequence ATGCGGCAACTGCCTGCCTCCATCGCAAGCAAGCTCTACGGAGCCGCGGAACTGATCGCCGAGCGCGGAGTCGCCGAGGCCAAGATGGACGAAATCGCGGCTGCCTCCGGCATCCCTCGCGCAACCCTCTATTACTACTTCACCGGTAAGGATGAGATCCTCGCCTTCCTCCTCACCGACATGCTCGAGGCAATTGCTGGCGAGGTAGCGGCAGCTGTTGGGGCCACCGGAAGCGCCCGCGTCCGCCTCGAAGCTGCGGTCCAAGCCCAGATCGCCGTGATGCTCGACCAGCCCGCCGCATGTCGGGCGCTCGTTGGTGACCTCGGCCGAGCCACCAGACTTCCTGCGCTCGCTCACGCCCTCCAAGAAGCATTCCGCCGTCCCATCGAACAACTCCTTGCCGAAGGCGCCGCCGACGGATCGCTACACGTGCAGCCCCACCCAGAAGAGGCATCCCTGGCGATCTTTGGGGCCATCACAGTCGCCGGTCTGTATCACGCAGTTGAAGACAGCCGCCCCTCTGCAGAACAGGTTGCGAAACGAGTTCTCGGCGTTCTGATGCAAGGGCTTGGCGGCCAAAAGGAACCACGCACCACTGATTGCCCTGCTAGCGCGACTGACGCTCAGGCCTGA
- a CDS encoding AraC family transcriptional regulator, translated as MNGSDAGVPYTAFAQLLESPTLDAEAAARFRAIMVREGADETTLLQLGGQAPARWFREVYPNLDADQATHLGHAFADQAQLTSFGPLSLPLISAGSVAEVMELLTYLPLITTAVSTRFHPNDDGLAVGLTGQTGDPDLDCLVVTYCGSALLRLIRMLAGDVSTVRLHTSWPAPASTTQHEDALGGHLVFNAPMTFLYVPTEVLNEVCRFSDPVAYRHAIADLSKSLEHRIGPASYATKVRLSIDEGPGLKTCQSVANELSISTSTLKRRLLNEGTTFREILESSLLERASLKLLDRSLSVSEIAVELGFSDLTNFSHAFKRWTGQSPSQFRQECLRW; from the coding sequence TTGAACGGCAGCGACGCGGGCGTGCCCTACACGGCTTTCGCACAGCTGCTCGAGAGCCCAACTCTCGACGCAGAGGCAGCCGCACGGTTCCGCGCCATCATGGTTCGCGAGGGAGCCGACGAGACGACCCTGCTGCAACTCGGCGGCCAGGCACCGGCTCGATGGTTCCGGGAGGTGTACCCCAACCTGGACGCCGATCAAGCGACCCATCTCGGCCATGCGTTCGCAGATCAGGCCCAGCTGACCTCATTCGGCCCATTGAGTCTTCCCTTGATCAGTGCGGGCTCGGTCGCTGAGGTCATGGAACTGCTCACGTATCTTCCCTTGATTACGACGGCCGTCAGTACGCGGTTCCATCCGAATGACGACGGCCTTGCGGTCGGGCTCACAGGTCAGACGGGCGATCCGGACCTGGACTGCCTGGTCGTCACCTACTGTGGTTCCGCGCTCCTGCGGTTGATCCGAATGCTCGCTGGCGACGTGTCAACCGTCAGGCTGCACACCAGTTGGCCGGCGCCCGCCTCCACGACCCAGCATGAGGACGCGCTGGGAGGACACCTGGTTTTCAACGCGCCCATGACGTTCCTGTATGTGCCCACGGAGGTCCTGAACGAGGTCTGCCGGTTCTCCGACCCCGTTGCATACCGACACGCAATCGCCGATCTGTCGAAATCCCTTGAGCACCGGATCGGACCGGCGTCATACGCGACCAAGGTAAGACTGTCGATAGACGAGGGCCCCGGACTAAAAACCTGTCAGTCGGTCGCAAACGAACTGTCAATCTCGACCAGCACTCTCAAGCGACGTCTCCTCAACGAGGGCACCACGTTCCGAGAGATACTCGAATCGTCGTTGCTGGAGCGGGCCTCGCTAAAGCTGCTCGACCGATCCTTGTCGGTCAGCGAGATAGCTGTTGAACTCGGTTTCAGCGACCTGACCAACTTCTCACACGCCTTCAAGCGATGGACTGGCCAGTCTCCAAGCCAGTTCCGACAAGAATGCCTGAGGTGGTGA
- a CDS encoding 2Fe-2S iron-sulfur cluster-binding protein, which yields MTIATGRIRDKSLSKALRPTTAPGELIMTVVRFVSHDGKTHAVPVEEGQSLMQVATNNAVPGIDGDCGGEAACGTCHVIVDPQWSECVGPPGADEEEMLAMNPEREPTSRLSCQMVVSDVWDGLSVRLPEFQM from the coding sequence GTGACCATAGCCACAGGGCGCATCCGCGACAAGAGTTTGTCCAAGGCTTTGCGGCCCACAACAGCACCAGGAGAGTTGATCATGACAGTGGTTAGGTTTGTGTCACACGACGGGAAGACGCACGCGGTGCCCGTTGAGGAAGGGCAGTCGTTGATGCAGGTCGCGACGAACAACGCGGTGCCTGGCATCGACGGTGACTGCGGTGGAGAAGCTGCGTGCGGGACCTGTCACGTCATCGTTGATCCGCAGTGGTCCGAATGTGTCGGGCCGCCCGGCGCCGACGAGGAGGAGATGCTCGCGATGAACCCTGAGCGTGAACCGACCTCCCGGCTGTCTTGCCAGATGGTGGTCTCCGACGTGTGGGACGGGCTGAGCGTCCGGCTTCCCGAATTTCAGATGTGA
- a CDS encoding cytochrome P450, whose amino-acid sequence MKIPEAITAKVQSSIPMERQIQGAHLYDKTMRWVRGANGDRMFVERPIPPVDEVELADIDVSNPFLYRQGRWQSYFERLRNEAPIHYQPNSPFGPFWSVTRHADIIAVDKNHEVFSAEPLIVIGVPPRFLDIEMFIAMDPPRHDLQRQAVQGVVAPKNLREMEGLIRTRVREVLDDLPVGEPFNWVQRVSIELTGRMLATLLDFPYEQRQKLTYWSDLASSMEQANGGPSDNDEVFHGMRDMARGLSALWHDKAARTAAGEEPGFDLITMLQSDDNTKDLIDRPMEFLGNLVLLIVGGNDTTRNSMSGGVLALNQFPDQFEKLKANPDLIPNMVSEIIRWQTPLAYMRRVAKTDTILNGQFIRKGDKVVMWYASGNRDETVFDRPDELIIDRPNARNHIAFGFGVHRCMGNRLAELQLRILWEELLPRFENIEVVGEPEYVQSNFVRGISKLMVRLTPKSSA is encoded by the coding sequence ATGAAGATTCCTGAGGCAATCACGGCCAAAGTTCAATCCTCCATCCCGATGGAGCGCCAGATTCAGGGCGCGCATCTCTACGACAAGACCATGAGATGGGTGAGAGGTGCGAACGGCGACAGGATGTTCGTAGAACGTCCTATCCCGCCGGTCGACGAGGTGGAGCTCGCGGACATCGACGTCAGCAATCCCTTCCTGTATCGGCAGGGTCGATGGCAATCCTACTTCGAGCGCCTGCGCAACGAGGCCCCGATCCATTATCAGCCCAACAGCCCGTTCGGCCCGTTCTGGTCGGTCACTCGTCACGCCGACATCATCGCCGTTGACAAGAACCATGAAGTCTTCTCGGCCGAACCTTTGATCGTCATCGGTGTTCCACCTCGATTCCTCGACATCGAGATGTTCATCGCGATGGATCCTCCGCGTCACGACCTGCAGCGACAGGCGGTCCAAGGCGTTGTCGCGCCGAAGAACCTGCGCGAGATGGAGGGCCTCATCAGGACACGTGTCCGCGAGGTGCTGGACGATCTTCCTGTGGGTGAGCCCTTCAACTGGGTGCAGCGAGTATCAATCGAGCTGACGGGCCGCATGCTCGCCACCTTGCTGGACTTCCCGTACGAGCAGCGTCAAAAGCTCACCTACTGGTCAGACCTTGCGTCGTCGATGGAGCAGGCCAACGGTGGCCCCTCGGACAACGACGAAGTCTTCCATGGAATGCGCGACATGGCGCGAGGTCTCAGCGCGCTCTGGCATGACAAGGCGGCCAGGACTGCTGCCGGGGAGGAACCCGGCTTCGATCTGATCACCATGCTGCAGAGTGACGACAACACCAAGGATCTGATCGACCGCCCCATGGAGTTCCTCGGGAACCTGGTGCTGTTGATCGTCGGCGGCAACGACACCACCCGGAACTCGATGAGTGGCGGGGTTCTAGCGCTCAACCAGTTCCCGGACCAGTTCGAGAAGCTAAAGGCCAACCCCGACCTGATCCCCAACATGGTGTCGGAGATCATCCGCTGGCAGACGCCGCTCGCCTACATGCGCAGGGTCGCGAAGACCGATACCATCCTGAACGGCCAGTTCATCCGCAAGGGCGACAAAGTCGTCATGTGGTACGCGTCTGGTAATCGCGACGAGACGGTATTCGATCGGCCAGATGAGCTGATCATCGACCGGCCAAACGCACGCAACCATATCGCCTTCGGATTCGGTGTCCACCGTTGCATGGGCAACCGGCTGGCCGAGTTGCAACTGCGCATTCTCTGGGAGGAACTGCTCCCGCGCTTCGAGAACATCGAAGTCGTGGGTGAGCCGGAATACGTGCAGTCCAACTTCGTGCGGGGTATCAGCAAACTGATGGTCCGACTGACCCCAAAAAGCAGCGCATGA
- a CDS encoding NAD(P)/FAD-dependent oxidoreductase, which produces MTALRTVIVGASHAGAQLAASLRQEGWDGEIVLVGDESPVPYQRPPLSKAYLAGKSAFEELEIRSAEFYDKRKISLLDARVEAIDRSAGHLTLSSGQSLAYDHLALCTGARPRRLLVPGAHLSGVCYLRTAMDVDLIRAAAQPGSVAVIVGGGYIGLEVAASLRALGLDVTVLEATERVLERVTAPEVSAFFQRIHQEEGVSIRTGALVEAFTGETKVREVLLSNGEAVPADLVIVGIGVEPNTELAASAGLEVDNGIVIDDRARTSDRNIVAAGDCTSRYMASYGGRVRLECVPSAGEQAKVAAATISGKSKEIAALPWFWSDQYDVKLQIAGLNTGFDEVVLSGDPKLDRDFTCFYLRQGELIAADCVNRPRDFVVSKRLLTQASRGVGRAELTSAVSDAGA; this is translated from the coding sequence ATGACCGCGCTGAGAACGGTGATTGTCGGAGCAAGCCATGCCGGCGCGCAACTCGCGGCCAGCCTGCGCCAGGAAGGCTGGGACGGCGAGATTGTCCTGGTGGGCGATGAGTCGCCAGTGCCCTATCAACGCCCACCACTGTCGAAGGCCTATCTGGCTGGGAAGAGCGCCTTCGAAGAGCTGGAAATTCGCAGTGCGGAGTTCTACGACAAGCGGAAGATTAGCCTTCTCGATGCGAGGGTCGAGGCGATCGACCGCTCTGCTGGCCACCTGACGCTGAGCAGCGGCCAGTCGCTGGCCTACGACCATCTCGCGTTGTGTACCGGCGCGCGTCCGCGACGGTTGCTCGTCCCAGGTGCCCATCTTTCCGGTGTTTGCTACCTGCGCACCGCCATGGACGTGGACCTGATCCGAGCAGCCGCCCAACCAGGAAGCGTGGCCGTGATCGTTGGCGGGGGGTACATAGGGCTCGAGGTGGCAGCCTCGCTGCGCGCCCTGGGGCTGGACGTCACCGTGCTCGAGGCGACCGAGCGTGTTCTCGAAAGAGTCACCGCTCCCGAGGTCTCAGCGTTCTTCCAACGGATCCACCAAGAGGAGGGTGTGAGCATTCGAACCGGAGCCCTCGTCGAGGCCTTCACCGGTGAAACCAAGGTCCGCGAAGTGCTCCTGTCCAATGGCGAGGCCGTCCCTGCAGACCTCGTGATCGTTGGCATCGGTGTCGAGCCGAACACCGAGCTCGCCGCATCAGCCGGCTTGGAGGTCGACAACGGTATTGTGATTGACGACCGTGCTCGGACAAGTGACCGGAACATCGTTGCGGCCGGTGACTGCACGAGTCGATACATGGCCTCCTACGGCGGTCGGGTCCGCCTGGAATGCGTTCCAAGCGCGGGGGAGCAGGCCAAAGTGGCCGCAGCGACGATCTCTGGAAAGTCCAAGGAGATCGCTGCTCTTCCATGGTTCTGGTCGGATCAGTACGACGTCAAGCTCCAGATCGCTGGGCTCAACACCGGGTTCGACGAAGTCGTCCTCAGCGGTGACCCGAAACTGGACCGTGACTTCACCTGCTTCTACCTTCGTCAAGGCGAGCTAATCGCTGCGGATTGTGTCAACCGTCCCCGTGACTTCGTCGTCAGCAAGCGGCTTCTGACGCAGGCGTCTCGGGGCGTTGGGCGAGCCGAGCTGACTTCGGCTGTGAGTGACGCGGGTGCGTAA
- a CDS encoding transglutaminase-like domain-containing protein produces MSCSPASFLEATEFLDIEHEDIRAFTEATVGDASGDREKARRLFAAVRDQVWYDPYTVSADPAHYRASFVLQAGRAYCVPKAVLLTAVCRAAGIPARLGFADVRNHLQTESLRKLMGGTDLFVYHGYSSLHIDGRWLKATPAFNVELCARFGVPPVEFDGEHDALMHAFTGDGTQHMEYVRERGVYDDLPLAAILTELRNTYGSMVEASPQAIDDAFTAKPASQVKPGGSSRRSTSPQEDQ; encoded by the coding sequence ATGAGCTGCAGTCCGGCGTCGTTCCTTGAGGCGACTGAGTTCCTCGACATCGAGCACGAAGACATCCGCGCCTTCACCGAGGCCACCGTTGGTGACGCGTCCGGCGACAGGGAAAAGGCGAGGCGCCTCTTCGCTGCCGTCCGGGACCAAGTCTGGTACGACCCCTACACCGTTTCGGCCGACCCCGCCCACTACCGCGCGAGTTTCGTCCTCCAAGCGGGCCGTGCCTATTGCGTCCCGAAAGCGGTCCTCTTGACCGCAGTGTGCCGTGCAGCGGGAATTCCAGCGCGGTTGGGGTTCGCTGATGTGCGCAACCATCTGCAGACCGAATCACTGCGAAAGCTCATGGGCGGCACCGACCTGTTCGTCTATCACGGATACAGCAGTCTCCACATCGACGGGAGATGGCTCAAGGCCACCCCGGCATTCAACGTCGAACTATGCGCTCGTTTCGGCGTTCCACCTGTGGAGTTCGACGGCGAGCACGACGCGCTCATGCACGCTTTCACTGGGGACGGAACCCAGCACATGGAGTACGTCCGCGAGCGCGGCGTCTATGACGACCTTCCCCTGGCCGCGATCCTGACCGAGCTTCGGAACACCTATGGATCGATGGTCGAGGCCTCGCCGCAGGCGATCGACGACGCCTTCACCGCAAAGCCCGCCAGCCAGGTCAAACCCGGTGGATCCTCACGCCGGTCCACTTCGCCTCAGGAGGATCAATGA